The following coding sequences are from one Gemmatimonadaceae bacterium window:
- a CDS encoding FAD-binding and (Fe-S)-binding domain-containing protein — MTHLARRNAGAAIRSLTSDVDSVGLARALRRAIAGEVRFGDGDRALYATDASNYRQVPIGVVLPRSADDVIAAVAIARGFGAPVLMRGGGTSLAGQTCNVAVVIDSSKYFNRIIELDVEGKRARVEPGLVLDDLRDAARPHGLTYGPDPATHNRCTLGGMLGNNSCGVHSVMAEFYGSGPMTVDQVEELEILTYDGDRFTVAATSEGEYEQILNRGGRQAEIYRALHSLRDRYADEIRRRYSRNLLRRASGYNLNYLLPECGFNVARALVGTEGTCVAILSAVVRLMPEMRQRALLALGYDDVLSAARAVPMVRDLKPVALEGMDHKLIEQMKKANIHPQDTKLLPEGRSWLLVEFAGDTADEARRRARDAADRIRSSKNAPHVKEFDDPAEEHKIWEVREAGLAATAFIPGEAAAWPGWEDSAVPVEHFADYLRELRDLMQKHGYDAAFYGHFGQGLVHCRLNFDLETEEGLENYRAFMYEAARLATQKYGGTLSGEHGDGQARGELLPIMYGDTIVRAFREFHDIWDPHDGMNPNKTVAGYTCTENLRLGVNYRPPQPETAFDYPEDEHRFSHATLRCVGVGLCRRHEGGTMCPSYMVTRDEKHTTRGRAHLLFEMLQNGPVHHGWKSEEVKSSLDLCLSCKGCRGDCPVHVDIATYKAEFLSHYYRGQLRPRHAYAFGLIHRWADLAATAPNVVNFLTHAPGLSAIAKRLAGMAPQRSIPRFAPRTFSAWFRSTRRPASESTEKRVILWPDTFNDHFFPQTLAAAVEAIESTGWTVVLPRAGLCCGRPLYDYGMLDQAKRQLRSIVHALRDDIAAGTPVVGLEPSCVSVFRDELTQMLPGDEDAKRLSDSTMMFADFMQRRLDDGWRAPHALGGRNAILHGHCHEKAVLKLEGVTALLDAMGIHYETLNSGCCGMAGAFGFEKDKYEVSIAAGERVLLPRVRAAEASTVLITDGFSCREQIEQTTNRRALHLAEVVQLASHAASVGLDGQRPESVAPRLWPAALRQPSWSALEKGTLASGAAGAVVAAIARIRSRARGRAQD, encoded by the coding sequence ATGACCCACTTGGCGCGTCGAAATGCCGGGGCGGCAATTCGCAGCCTAACGAGCGATGTCGACTCCGTGGGACTCGCTCGCGCGCTCCGCAGAGCGATCGCGGGCGAAGTGCGCTTCGGCGACGGCGACCGCGCGCTGTACGCGACCGACGCGTCGAACTATCGGCAGGTGCCGATCGGCGTCGTGCTCCCGCGCAGCGCGGACGACGTCATCGCGGCGGTGGCAATCGCGCGCGGGTTCGGCGCGCCGGTGCTCATGCGCGGCGGCGGCACCAGTCTCGCCGGCCAGACCTGCAACGTTGCCGTGGTCATCGACAGCAGCAAATACTTCAATCGCATCATCGAGCTCGACGTCGAGGGCAAACGCGCGCGGGTCGAGCCGGGACTCGTGCTCGACGACCTGCGCGATGCGGCGCGCCCGCACGGACTGACTTACGGCCCCGATCCCGCGACCCACAACCGCTGCACGTTAGGCGGCATGCTCGGCAACAATTCGTGCGGCGTGCACTCGGTGATGGCCGAGTTCTACGGCTCCGGGCCGATGACCGTCGATCAGGTCGAGGAGCTCGAGATCCTGACCTATGACGGCGATCGCTTCACCGTCGCAGCGACCAGCGAGGGCGAATATGAGCAAATATTGAATCGTGGCGGCCGGCAGGCCGAGATCTATCGCGCGCTCCACTCGCTTCGCGATCGCTACGCCGACGAGATCCGCCGTCGGTATTCGCGGAACCTGCTGCGTCGGGCGTCGGGATACAATCTCAATTATCTGCTGCCGGAGTGCGGGTTCAACGTCGCGCGCGCGCTCGTCGGCACCGAAGGAACCTGCGTGGCGATCCTCTCGGCGGTCGTGCGACTGATGCCCGAGATGCGCCAGCGCGCGCTGCTCGCGCTCGGCTACGACGACGTGCTGTCCGCCGCGCGCGCCGTCCCGATGGTGCGCGATCTCAAGCCCGTGGCGCTCGAGGGCATGGACCACAAGCTCATCGAGCAGATGAAGAAAGCCAACATTCATCCACAGGATACGAAGCTGCTTCCCGAGGGCCGTAGCTGGCTCCTCGTCGAGTTCGCCGGCGATACCGCGGACGAAGCGCGGCGACGCGCGCGCGACGCCGCCGATCGCATACGCTCCTCGAAGAATGCTCCGCACGTGAAGGAATTCGACGATCCCGCGGAGGAGCACAAGATCTGGGAGGTGCGCGAGGCGGGGCTCGCTGCCACCGCATTCATTCCTGGTGAGGCCGCGGCGTGGCCGGGTTGGGAAGATTCAGCGGTTCCGGTCGAGCATTTCGCAGACTATCTGCGCGAGTTGCGCGATCTCATGCAGAAGCATGGTTACGACGCCGCGTTCTACGGCCATTTCGGCCAGGGACTCGTGCACTGCCGTCTCAATTTCGATCTCGAGACGGAGGAGGGACTCGAGAACTATCGCGCATTCATGTACGAAGCGGCGCGGCTCGCGACCCAGAAATACGGCGGTACGCTATCTGGCGAGCATGGCGACGGGCAGGCGCGCGGCGAGCTGCTGCCCATCATGTACGGCGACACGATCGTCCGCGCGTTTCGTGAGTTCCATGACATCTGGGACCCGCATGACGGGATGAATCCCAACAAGACTGTCGCCGGCTACACTTGCACGGAAAATCTGCGGCTCGGAGTGAATTACCGGCCGCCGCAACCCGAGACGGCGTTCGATTACCCTGAGGACGAGCACCGATTTTCGCACGCGACGCTGCGATGCGTGGGCGTCGGGCTGTGCCGGCGTCACGAGGGCGGCACGATGTGCCCGAGCTACATGGTGACGCGCGACGAGAAGCACACGACGCGTGGCCGGGCACATCTGCTCTTCGAGATGCTTCAGAATGGGCCGGTGCATCACGGCTGGAAGAGCGAAGAGGTGAAGTCGTCGTTGGACCTGTGCCTCTCGTGCAAGGGCTGCCGAGGCGACTGCCCCGTCCACGTCGACATCGCCACGTACAAAGCGGAGTTTCTGTCGCACTATTACCGCGGCCAGCTCCGGCCGCGGCACGCATACGCATTCGGGCTCATTCACCGGTGGGCCGACCTTGCCGCGACGGCGCCTAACGTGGTGAATTTCCTGACGCACGCGCCGGGACTCTCGGCGATCGCGAAGCGCCTTGCCGGTATGGCGCCGCAGCGGTCGATCCCACGATTTGCCCCCCGCACATTCTCAGCGTGGTTTCGCTCGACGCGGCGGCCCGCGTCCGAGAGCACGGAGAAGCGTGTGATTCTCTGGCCGGACACGTTCAACGATCACTTCTTTCCGCAGACGCTGGCCGCGGCGGTCGAGGCGATCGAGAGCACGGGCTGGACCGTCGTGCTTCCGCGCGCGGGCCTGTGCTGCGGGCGCCCGCTGTACGACTACGGCATGCTCGATCAGGCGAAGCGCCAGCTGCGCTCGATCGTGCACGCGCTCCGTGACGATATCGCCGCCGGCACGCCGGTTGTCGGTCTCGAGCCGAGCTGCGTGTCCGTGTTTCGCGACGAGCTGACGCAGATGTTGCCGGGCGACGAAGATGCGAAGCGCCTGTCCGACTCGACGATGATGTTCGCCGACTTCATGCAACGGCGGCTCGACGACGGCTGGCGCGCGCCGCATGCTCTTGGAGGGCGCAACGCCATCCTCCACGGCCATTGCCACGAGAAGGCGGTGCTCAAGCTGGAGGGCGTGACCGCGCTTCTCGACGCGATGGGCATTCATTATGAAACGCTCAACTCCGGCTGCTGCGGGATGGCTGGCGCGTTCGGCTTCGAGAAAGACAAGTACGAAGTCTCCATCGCCGCCGGCGAGCGCGTGCTCCTGCCGCGAGTGCGAGCCGCCGAAGCATCGACGGTGCTCATCACCGACGGCTTCAGTTGCCGCGAGCAGATCGAACAGACCACCAACCGGCGCGCTCTGCACCTGGCGGAGGTCGTCCAGCTCGCGAGCCACGCCGCATCGGTGGGACTGGACGGCCAGCGCCCCGAATCGGTAGCACCGCGATTGTGGCCGGCGGCACTGCGGCAACCGTCATGGTCCGCCCTCGAGAAGGGTACGCTCGCGTCTGGCGCCGCAGGAGCCGTGGTCGCCGCGATCGCTCGCATTCGGTCGCGCGCGCGCGGCCGCGCTCAGGACTGA
- a CDS encoding Na+/H+ antiporter: protein MTTENSFILLFSIATAVAIGVRRLRVPYPVALVAVGLVLGAFRIVEAPHLTKDLLFALFLPGLLFEAAFNLDGREVWRNRIAVGSLAVPGVLVAICLTGALVTVVIRTLDLEPSFAIGYGLVFGALVAATDPIAVVGLFKRFNAPRRLTTLVEGESLLNDGTSIVLLTLLLAYVGGGTTSPLALVIQFVSIVGGGALIGAAVGFAASRLTRHVDDAMIEITITTIAAYGAFVIGEQLHFSGVIATVAAGMVCGNYGREIGMSASTRVAVNTFWDYVAFALNSIIFLLIGFEVHFSALASSWRQILVAYIAVILVRGGVVALVTLLLRRSNERLPVSWGVVLSWGGIRGALSMVLALVLATDFPHRDLLVTMTYGVVILSLLVQGLTLPAVLHWLGLGSAEDARLTYDVARAQVSVSDAGIGELDRMLAAHSAAPRLVEALRERLARRKAEWRERLDAVHLHQHELVREEANQAVRQLLMAEKALLTTRLHEGLVRRGAYEQLIASVDARIDRLERNAYEDVLDLVAPRDEASEPSAELGDASGIPDTPSASRRRGS, encoded by the coding sequence GTGACCACCGAGAACTCGTTCATCCTGCTCTTCTCGATTGCCACGGCGGTCGCGATCGGCGTGCGGCGGCTTCGCGTGCCATACCCGGTCGCGCTCGTCGCCGTGGGACTGGTGCTGGGCGCCTTCCGCATCGTGGAAGCGCCGCATCTCACGAAGGATCTGCTATTCGCGCTCTTCTTGCCGGGCCTGCTGTTCGAGGCTGCTTTCAACCTCGACGGCCGCGAGGTGTGGCGCAACCGGATCGCGGTCGGCTCCCTCGCCGTCCCTGGTGTCCTCGTGGCGATCTGCCTAACGGGCGCACTTGTCACGGTTGTCATTCGGACGCTGGACCTCGAGCCGTCCTTCGCGATCGGCTACGGACTCGTGTTCGGCGCGCTCGTCGCCGCCACCGATCCGATCGCCGTCGTCGGTCTCTTCAAGAGATTCAACGCGCCGAGACGCCTCACCACTCTCGTCGAAGGCGAGAGCCTTTTGAACGACGGCACCTCGATCGTCTTGCTCACGCTGCTGCTTGCGTACGTCGGCGGCGGCACGACCTCGCCGCTTGCGCTCGTCATCCAGTTCGTCTCGATCGTCGGTGGCGGCGCCCTTATCGGCGCAGCCGTTGGTTTTGCCGCCTCGCGCCTCACGCGGCACGTCGACGACGCGATGATCGAGATCACGATCACCACGATTGCGGCCTACGGCGCCTTCGTGATCGGAGAACAATTGCATTTCTCTGGCGTGATCGCCACCGTCGCCGCCGGCATGGTTTGTGGCAACTACGGCCGCGAGATCGGGATGTCGGCATCGACGCGAGTGGCCGTGAATACCTTCTGGGACTACGTCGCTTTCGCACTGAACTCGATCATTTTCCTGCTGATCGGGTTCGAAGTGCATTTCTCGGCGCTGGCGTCATCGTGGCGACAGATTCTCGTCGCGTACATCGCCGTCATCCTCGTGCGAGGCGGCGTTGTCGCCCTCGTGACGCTGCTCCTGCGGCGCTCCAACGAGCGATTGCCGGTGTCGTGGGGCGTGGTGTTGAGTTGGGGCGGCATCCGGGGCGCCCTGTCGATGGTGCTCGCGCTGGTGCTCGCCACCGATTTTCCCCACCGCGACCTGCTCGTGACGATGACGTACGGGGTCGTGATTCTGTCGCTGCTCGTGCAGGGCCTCACACTGCCGGCGGTGCTCCACTGGTTGGGGCTGGGCTCGGCCGAGGATGCCCGCCTCACGTACGACGTTGCGCGCGCGCAGGTCAGCGTCTCGGATGCGGGCATCGGCGAGCTGGATCGCATGTTGGCGGCGCACAGCGCGGCACCGCGCTTGGTCGAAGCGCTCCGTGAGCGGCTCGCACGTCGTAAAGCCGAATGGCGCGAGCGGCTCGACGCCGTGCATCTCCACCAGCACGAGCTGGTGCGCGAGGAAGCCAACCAGGCCGTTAGGCAACTTCTCATGGCCGAGAAAGCGTTGCTCACGACGCGCTTGCACGAGGGCCTCGTGCGCCGCGGCGCGTACGAACAGTTGATCGCGAGCGTCGACGCACGGATCGATCGGCTCGAGCGGAATGCGTACGAAGACGTGCTCGATCTCGTAGCACCGCGAGACGAGGCGAGCGAGCCAAGTGCCGAGCTCGGCGACGCGTCGGGAATCCCGGACACACCGAGCGCTTCACGCCGGAGGGGATCGTGA
- a CDS encoding DUF389 domain-containing protein, with translation MTMIKDAQGSRSPPRGARWRAWASAEDRTEIFTEAANTATDTGIAYWLVLGFAAAIAALGLALNSSAVIIGAMLIAPLLAPIVGLALALAVGDGRLAIEVALIVLLSTCAVIVIAALLAVALPVPFQTVTTEIAARTRPTTLDLVIAVFSGLAGAVVTVARRSRLSGAVPGVAVAVALVPPLAVTGYGIGTGWNWPIIRGSLLLYGANLAGIVMSGMSVFLIVGMQRHPVLGLAEAWHRDHVGNHLTNWIERIPGLRSLGIMHSLWTRVALVVGFVALVAIPLRETLKQIARESRVERAVDEAVQLFKKPGQSFVINRDVEIGQGATRVVLNVATTGWFGDSVRHEFERRASARAGEPIALVLDQLPASSGGDLSSLADLLAVAKPVAAPNVGPPMPTPATRVTALRGEVDDALGTLTLPDSMVILGFDLAIGDSAGGNVLRVVYAAPESLAAQSVQILGRQLEHALALPGLVVQHAFVSTRPRRLGPRDGLVIDSLSTMSSRYRQLQIAVIAGRGARQRDVDSLVARVRRGLHGDSSTVLVNRSRAVRGLALRVVPR, from the coding sequence ATGACGATGATAAAGGACGCGCAGGGTTCGCGGAGTCCACCGCGCGGTGCGCGGTGGCGAGCGTGGGCCAGCGCAGAGGATCGCACGGAGATCTTTACGGAAGCCGCGAATACGGCCACGGACACGGGCATCGCATATTGGCTCGTGCTCGGATTTGCTGCTGCCATCGCGGCGCTCGGCCTGGCGCTCAACAGTTCCGCTGTGATTATCGGCGCGATGCTCATCGCGCCCTTGTTGGCGCCGATTGTTGGCCTCGCGCTGGCGCTCGCGGTCGGCGATGGGCGACTGGCCATCGAGGTCGCGCTGATTGTACTGCTCAGTACCTGTGCCGTCATTGTCATTGCCGCGCTGTTGGCGGTAGCGCTGCCCGTGCCTTTTCAAACCGTGACGACCGAGATCGCCGCGCGGACGCGGCCGACGACGCTCGACCTCGTCATTGCCGTTTTCTCTGGATTGGCCGGGGCGGTCGTGACGGTGGCACGCCGCAGCCGGCTCTCGGGAGCCGTGCCAGGTGTTGCGGTGGCCGTCGCCCTGGTTCCTCCGCTCGCCGTCACGGGATACGGAATCGGTACGGGCTGGAACTGGCCGATCATTCGCGGCAGCCTCCTGCTCTACGGAGCGAATCTCGCTGGCATCGTCATGAGCGGGATGAGCGTGTTTCTGATCGTTGGTATGCAGCGACACCCTGTGCTGGGGCTAGCCGAAGCATGGCACCGCGACCACGTGGGCAATCACCTCACCAATTGGATCGAGCGGATCCCCGGATTGCGATCGTTAGGCATCATGCATTCCCTCTGGACCCGTGTCGCCCTCGTGGTGGGGTTCGTCGCCCTCGTCGCCATTCCGCTTCGGGAAACGCTCAAACAGATCGCGCGCGAATCACGTGTAGAGCGTGCGGTCGATGAAGCGGTACAACTGTTCAAGAAGCCTGGACAGTCGTTCGTCATCAACCGGGACGTCGAGATTGGCCAGGGCGCGACGCGCGTTGTGCTCAACGTGGCCACGACGGGCTGGTTCGGAGATTCGGTCCGGCACGAGTTCGAGCGCCGCGCGTCGGCTCGGGCGGGGGAACCGATAGCCCTCGTCCTCGACCAATTGCCGGCGTCCTCGGGCGGCGATCTCTCCAGCCTCGCCGATCTGCTCGCCGTCGCGAAGCCGGTTGCTGCGCCTAACGTTGGCCCGCCCATGCCAACGCCCGCGACGCGCGTCACCGCGCTGCGTGGCGAAGTTGATGACGCACTCGGCACGCTGACGTTGCCGGATTCCATGGTGATCTTGGGATTCGACCTTGCCATCGGCGATTCCGCCGGGGGGAATGTCTTGCGAGTCGTGTACGCGGCACCGGAATCGCTCGCGGCCCAATCCGTACAGATCCTCGGTCGCCAACTGGAGCACGCCCTCGCTCTGCCGGGGCTCGTGGTGCAACATGCGTTCGTCTCGACGAGGCCACGTCGGCTTGGCCCCAGGGACGGACTCGTCATTGACTCGTTGTCGACAATGTCGTCGCGATACCGGCAGTTGCAGATCGCAGTCATCGCCGGGCGCGGAGCGCGTCAGCGTGACGTCGATTCACTCGTCGCACGGGTTCGTCGGGGGCTCCACGGCGACTCGTCAACCGTGTTGGTGAACCGCTCTCGTGCCGTGCGCGGGCTCGCGCTACGCGTCGTTCCTCGCTGA
- a CDS encoding bifunctional alpha,alpha-trehalose-phosphate synthase (UDP-forming)/trehalose-phosphatase translates to MPDTFSRSPDVGYAPTVRSPTAETQARLIIVSNRLPVTLTTDARGVEVQRSVGGLAAGLRAPHARAESVWVGWPGDLQNLEPVVRDEIGRQLAAMRIVPVALTAREARSYYDRLCNAVLWPICHDRLDQLPLHVGKWDVYETVNQRFADAVAALHRPGDLIWIHDYHLMRLPALLRNRLPTARIGFFLHVPFPNPEIFFALPTRRWLVEGLLGADVVGFHTRRWRGHFTAALRRLLGIEMDADATVAYEDRRVHLGIFPIGVEAADLEERAAARAVTAAVLNLRSPTQRLLVGIDRLDYSKGILRRLVAFERLLIKHPGWRGRVQLMQIAVPTRTRVRAYRRLRREVDARVGRINGRFATPTWTPVQYVYRRLTETTLLALYRAADVMLVTPLRDGMNLVAKEFVACRSDESGVLVLSEFAGAADELTDALLVNPYDADAVADTMHRALTMDRAERRRRLSALRASIRANDVHHWTSSFLGALASDG, encoded by the coding sequence ATGCCTGACACGTTTTCCCGTTCTCCCGACGTCGGGTACGCGCCGACTGTGCGTTCCCCGACGGCGGAGACACAAGCGCGACTGATCATCGTCTCCAACAGATTGCCGGTGACGCTGACGACGGACGCTCGCGGTGTCGAGGTGCAGCGAAGCGTCGGCGGCCTGGCCGCGGGCTTGCGCGCTCCTCACGCACGCGCCGAAAGCGTTTGGGTGGGATGGCCAGGTGATCTCCAGAACCTCGAGCCGGTCGTCCGCGATGAGATCGGGCGTCAACTCGCGGCAATGCGCATCGTGCCAGTGGCGCTCACCGCACGAGAGGCGCGGTCATACTACGATCGGCTCTGCAACGCCGTGCTCTGGCCCATCTGCCATGACCGGCTCGATCAGCTGCCCTTGCACGTGGGCAAGTGGGACGTTTACGAAACGGTCAACCAGCGATTTGCGGACGCCGTCGCAGCGCTGCACCGGCCGGGGGATCTGATCTGGATCCACGACTATCACCTGATGCGGTTGCCGGCGCTGCTTCGCAACAGGTTGCCCACGGCGCGCATCGGGTTCTTTCTCCACGTGCCGTTTCCCAACCCCGAGATCTTCTTTGCCCTGCCGACCCGGCGCTGGCTCGTCGAAGGTCTGCTTGGCGCGGACGTCGTTGGCTTTCATACACGGCGGTGGCGAGGCCATTTCACGGCGGCCCTGCGTCGTCTGCTTGGGATCGAGATGGACGCGGATGCAACAGTCGCGTATGAGGATCGCCGCGTTCATCTCGGCATCTTCCCGATCGGCGTCGAGGCGGCCGATCTCGAGGAGCGGGCCGCGGCGCGCGCGGTGACGGCAGCCGTGTTGAATCTGCGATCCCCAACGCAACGCTTACTGGTGGGTATCGACCGGCTCGACTACAGCAAGGGGATTCTCCGCCGGCTCGTGGCCTTTGAGCGTCTGCTCATCAAGCATCCCGGATGGCGTGGCCGCGTACAGCTCATGCAGATCGCGGTCCCCACCCGAACGCGCGTGCGCGCGTATCGGCGGTTGCGGCGCGAGGTCGACGCACGGGTTGGACGAATCAACGGGCGCTTCGCGACGCCGACGTGGACGCCGGTCCAATACGTCTATCGGCGGCTGACGGAAACGACGCTCCTCGCCCTGTACCGCGCAGCGGATGTCATGCTTGTCACACCGCTCCGCGATGGCATGAATCTCGTCGCGAAGGAGTTCGTCGCATGCCGCAGCGACGAAAGTGGGGTGCTCGTGCTCAGCGAATTTGCCGGTGCCGCCGACGAGCTCACCGACGCGCTACTTGTGAACCCGTATGATGCCGATGCCGTGGCCGACACGATGCACCGCGCCCTAACGATGGATCGCGCCGAGCGGCGCCGGCGGCTGTCGGCGCTGCGCGCGTCCATTCGCGCCAACGATGTGCACCATTGGACCAGCTCTTTTCTCGGCGCGCTCGCTTCCGACGGCTAG
- a CDS encoding DUF481 domain-containing protein, with protein MIVRRHRRRVAASLAALTLVGGGARLDAQATIGWQRSAQLSANVWYGAAHTRVVSSEVEMGHTDSSFSVRATMRFGYADDREDNGPRQVTARSNEVTLGADYRPFDRYSPFILAGGESSFQQRIALRTSAGLGAKRTLLHKNRDDLSISLALLTERTVALEPPDSSARIATRTRWSWRFRYRRQLTPTLYVSHVTFYQPAVEHAATRYTVDATTSLEAAITSAVSLTATLRDRYDSESRSRGAPSDNDGQFLLGLRARF; from the coding sequence GTGATCGTTAGGCGCCACCGTCGTCGCGTCGCCGCCAGTCTCGCCGCACTCACTCTCGTCGGCGGCGGCGCGCGGCTCGACGCGCAGGCGACCATCGGCTGGCAACGCTCGGCGCAACTCAGCGCCAACGTCTGGTACGGCGCCGCGCACACCCGTGTCGTCTCCTCCGAGGTCGAGATGGGTCACACGGATTCGTCATTTTCCGTTCGCGCGACGATGCGTTTCGGCTACGCCGACGACCGGGAGGACAACGGTCCGCGACAGGTCACCGCCAGATCGAACGAAGTAACCCTGGGAGCCGATTACCGCCCGTTCGACCGATACAGCCCCTTCATCCTGGCCGGTGGCGAGTCGAGCTTTCAGCAGCGCATCGCGCTCCGTACCAGCGCCGGTTTGGGCGCGAAGCGCACGCTGCTGCACAAGAATCGCGATGACCTCAGCATCAGTCTCGCGTTGCTCACGGAGCGCACCGTCGCCCTGGAGCCGCCTGACAGTTCCGCGCGGATCGCCACACGCACGCGTTGGTCATGGCGCTTCCGCTACCGCCGACAACTGACGCCGACGCTGTATGTGTCGCACGTGACCTTCTATCAGCCGGCGGTCGAGCACGCCGCCACGCGATACACGGTCGACGCAACGACGTCGCTCGAGGCGGCGATCACGTCCGCCGTTTCACTGACCGCGACGCTTCGGGACCGCTATGACAGCGAGTCGCGTTCGCGCGGGGCACCGAGCGATAACGACGGTCAGTTTCTGCTCGGGCTACGCGCCCGGTTCTAA
- a CDS encoding PRC-barrel domain-containing protein, translating into MPHTDSNKTTRAAPEQSRQSTLYRLAHLPQYAIVPGQPDIRSWLVFAEDGRRVGRVSDVIVDILTLRMRHIEVELDPHWESGSALRRVVVPLVCARVSANRKHINLYAVTSNDIVQAPRLGSAPIGPEAEAALERFFVRPSLRTRLSEVAEADVSQEQRFWGARRSEPASEPYLRVVECD; encoded by the coding sequence ATGCCGCACACAGACTCCAACAAGACAACTCGCGCCGCGCCCGAGCAGAGCCGGCAGAGCACGCTCTATCGGCTCGCTCATCTTCCGCAGTATGCTATCGTGCCGGGTCAACCCGACATACGTAGCTGGCTCGTTTTCGCCGAGGATGGACGACGCGTCGGGCGCGTGTCCGACGTGATCGTCGACATTCTGACGTTACGCATGCGGCACATCGAGGTAGAGCTCGATCCACATTGGGAAAGTGGCAGCGCGCTCCGCCGAGTAGTTGTCCCGCTCGTCTGCGCTCGCGTTTCGGCGAATCGAAAGCACATCAACCTGTATGCGGTGACGAGCAATGACATCGTGCAGGCGCCGCGCCTTGGCTCGGCTCCGATTGGCCCGGAGGCGGAAGCCGCTCTGGAGCGTTTCTTCGTGCGCCCGTCGTTGCGAACGCGCTTGTCAGAAGTTGCCGAGGCTGACGTCTCACAGGAGCAGCGATTCTGGGGAGCTCGACGCAGCGAACCGGCGAGTGAGCCCTATCTCCGCGTTGTGGAGTGCGATTAG